In Streptomyces rapamycinicus NRRL 5491, the genomic stretch AAGTGGGGCGTCAAGGACGGCGCGGTCACCAAGGCCATCATCAACGGCGGCAAGTGATCCGGCCCTCCCCCGTCCGCGCTCGCGCTGAAAGGCACCATCCGTGACTACTAAGATCGAAAAGGCGGGTCCGGTCGACGCCCCGCCGCCGGCGCCGGAGAGCATCAAGGCCATCCCGGTGCGGCACTACGGCCGCTGGGTCGCCGCGATCATCGCCATCGCCCTGATCGTGCTGCTGATCTCCGCCTTCGCCCGCGGTGACGTCAACTGGAACGCCATCCCGGACTACTTCTTCGACGGCGAGGTCCTCAGGGGCGTCCGCAACACCGTCTGGATCACCATCCTCTCGATGGTGGTCGGTGTGGTGCTCGGCATCGTCCTCGCGGTGATGCGGCTGTCGAAGAACCCGGTGACCGCCTCCATCGCCTGGGGCTACATCTGGTTCTTCCGCGGCACCCCGGTCTATGTGCAGCTGCTGGTCTGGTTCAACCTCGGCCTGGTGTTCGACTACATCAACATCATGCCGATCTACAAGGACGAGTGGTCGGACTTCATGACCCCGTTCCTGGCCGCCCTGCTGGGCCTGGGCCTGAACGAGGCCGCGTACATGGCCGAGATCTGCCGGGCGGGCATCCAGTCGGTCGACGAGGGCCAGTCCGAGGCAGCCCAGGCGCTCGGCATGAGCCACGCCAAGACGCTGCGCCGGGTGGTGCTGCCGCAGGCGATGCGGGTGATCGTGCCGCCGACCGGCAACGAGTTCATCAACATGCTCAAGACCACCTCGCTGGTGATCGCGGTGCAGTACTGGGACCTGCTCCAGGCCACCTCCGAGGTCGGGCAGAACTCCGGCGCCACGGCGGAGATGCTCTTCCTCGCGGCGGCCTGGTACCTGATCCTCACCTCCGTGCTCAGCGTCGGCCAGTACTACCTGGAGCGGTACTACGCGCGCGGCTCGAGCCGTAGCCTGCCGGCCACCCCGCTGCAGCGGGTCCGGGCCAATCTGCTCTCCTTCAGCAACCGCTCCGGAGGTGTCGGCGCATGACCGCCATGGTGAAGGCCGAGGGCGTCCACAAGTCCTTCGGCCCGGTTCAGGTCCTCAAGGGCATCGACCTCGAGGTCGCCCCGCGCGAGGTGTTCTGCCTGATCGGCCCGTCCGGCTCCGGCAAGTCCACCTTCCTGCGCTGCATCAACCACCTGGAGAAGGTCAATTCCGGGCGGCTGTACGTGGACGGCGATCTGGTCGGCTACCGCCAGAAGGGCGACAAGCTCTACGAGCTCAAGGACCGCGAGGTCGCCGAGAAGCGGCGCGACATCGGCATGGTCTTCCAGCGCTTCAACCTCTTCCCGCACATGACCGCGCTGGAGAACGTGATCGAGGCCCCGGTCCAGGTCAAGCGGGAGTCCAAGGCGGTGGCGCGGGA encodes the following:
- a CDS encoding amino acid ABC transporter permease: MTTKIEKAGPVDAPPPAPESIKAIPVRHYGRWVAAIIAIALIVLLISAFARGDVNWNAIPDYFFDGEVLRGVRNTVWITILSMVVGVVLGIVLAVMRLSKNPVTASIAWGYIWFFRGTPVYVQLLVWFNLGLVFDYINIMPIYKDEWSDFMTPFLAALLGLGLNEAAYMAEICRAGIQSVDEGQSEAAQALGMSHAKTLRRVVLPQAMRVIVPPTGNEFINMLKTTSLVIAVQYWDLLQATSEVGQNSGATAEMLFLAAAWYLILTSVLSVGQYYLERYYARGSSRSLPATPLQRVRANLLSFSNRSGGVGA